In the Ignavibacteria bacterium genome, GACCGATCTCTTAGGGGGTTTGGCTTTGCAAAACTCACATGGCAACCGTCCGACCTCGTCACACTGCGGGCCTTTGGTTTTGGAACGCTCGAGAACAGAGAGAACTTCATCTATTGGAGGGATCTCGATAACGCAACCCGCCCGCCCCTTGCCCAGAATCTCGATGAACGACTAGCAACCTCGAAGTTTGCCGTTGGGACCGAATACTCGCAGATCTTCTCGGGGTCTACCTCGTTGATCGCCAAGTACGGATTCTTCCGGACGATGTTTGAGAACACCTTAAATGGTGAAAAGCTCGACTCCAATTATTCAACAGCATTTGCCCACAATGCCGAGGCGCAGCTCACCTCACGTCTGGCTGAGGGAATGATCCTCACTGCGGGAATAACCGGTCGTTTGAATTGGGTACGAAGCGACGTCTATAACACAGCTCTACAAACCATCATCAGTGGATATGCACAGGGCGAATTCACCCTTGGCTCTGTGATATTGACCGGCGGAATTCGAGCAGATCGCGAAGAGACCGAGTCACTTTCTCCCCAGCTCGAATTCTCTCCGAAGTTTGGTATGACGTGGAATGCCGCTCAACAACTAACCGTTCGTGCATCTGTGGGAAGGGGCTTTCGGGCTCCAACAATTGCTGAACGATACGCCAATATTCGGTATGGTCCGTTCAATGTGCGTCCCAATCCCGACCTCCTCTCCGAGAGCTCATGGTCCGGCGAGGTTGGATTCCATGTTACAGCATCCAATTTCTTCGTACCGATCGATCTCGACCTGGCTGTGTTCGATAACGAACTGTATCAACTCATCGAACCAACGTTTGACCTCACACAGGTTGGCGCTCCGATCGTGTTCCAGAACCTAACACGTGCACGCATCCTCGGTTCGGAACTCACGTTGCGGGTCATGATCGCACGAAATGCGAACATCGAAACTGGCTTTACCTACATGATCCCACGTGATCTGACAACCGGCACCACTCTGAAGTATCGCAACAAAATTCTGTGGTATTCACGGGGCTCCTGGACGCCATTCACTGGTATCGAACTCCAAGCTGAATATCGGTATCAAGACAGAGTTGAACTCATCGATGATCGACTCAGCCTCTTCATACCTGATGCTGATGCTCGTGTGGCAATGCACATCGTAGATGCCCGTGTCTTCTATTCGCCGTCAGAACACACGAAGATCGGCCTTATTGGTAAGAACATCTTGAGCTATTCATACACAGAGATCGTTGGCAACCTCGGACCTACCCGAGCCCTCCTCCTCCAATTCGAACTCCGATACTAACTAGTAATCTCTCAACACAAACGTCTCACCAAGATACCTGGCTCGCACCTCTTCATTGGAGGCGATCTCTTCGGCCGTGCCGCTCACAAAGATCGAGCCATCGATTAAGATATAGGCCCTATCCGTAATGCTAAGCGTTTCATGCACGTTGTGATCGGTGATCAAAACACCGATTCCTTTGTGTTTGAGTTGCGTAACGATCTTCATGATGTCCTCCACAGCGATCGGGTCGATCCCTGCGAACGGTTCATCAAGGAGAATGAACTTTGGGTCTGTTGCCAGTGCGCGGGCGATCTCGCAGCGACGGCGCTCTCCACCGGAGAGAGTGATCCCGATGCTTTTGCGGATATGGTCGATCCCAAACTCGTCGAGCAAGCCATCGAGCTTCTTCTGACGTTCTGCAGAGGTCATCTTCTTGAGTTGGAGGATGGCCTTGATATTCTGTTCTACCGTAAGCCGACGGAAGATGCTTGCTTCTTGGGGAAGGTATGCCAGACCTGCTCGTGCACGCTTATACATTGGCGTGGTGGTCACATCCTCCTGGTCGATGAACACACTGCCTACGTCCGGTTTGATCATTCCCGTGATCATGTAGAACGTGGTGGTCTTTCCTGCGCCATTTGGACCAAGGAGGCCAACACACTCACCTTGGCGAACACTTAGGGTGCTGCCTTTGACTACCGTGCGCTGCTTGTAGGTTTTCCGGAGTCCTTCTGCGCGTAGGACACTTCCAGTCTCAATTACGGACACCACCGCTCCGTGGACGTGCTTGCAAGGTCATGGTCAGATCCTTCTTTTCACCGGAGCGTAACACCGTCAGCTTCAGCTTTTGGTTCACTTCCCCGTCGAGAATGGCGATATTCACATCTTCATCGCGCAACGTAGGCCGACCGTTGATTGCAATGATAACGTCTCCCGGTTCGATTCCAGCATCATCGGCCGGACCGTCGGTTGCAACCTCGCTCACGAGCACTCCATCCGTTCCGGAAAGCTTGAAGTAGCGTGCAACGTTTTCATCGATTGCGGAGAGCTTCATGCCTGTCCAGAAGTCCCGCCTGATCGAGCCGTCCTTCTGCAAACGGTCGACGATCGCCTTCACACGATTGATCGGAATCGCAAATCCAATGCCGATACTCCCGGAACCACGAGCACTTTGTGAGGTTGAGTAGATCACGGTGTTCACGCCGATCACCTCACCGAGGGCATTGACCAATGGACCTCCGGAATTGCCGGAAGAGATGGCAGCATCGGTCTGGATCATGTTCTTGTAGACACGGTCCTCTCCGCCTTCACCGGGTTGTGTGAAACTCACGCCTACGTTAGAGACCACGCCAACCGTAACGGTCGGCTTAGCGTTGTTATCAAAGAGGCCGAAGGGATTACCAAAGGCTATGGCCCATTCACCGACCTCCACATCATCGCTGTTGGACAGCTTCAGAAATGGAAAGCCCCCTCCATCGATCTTGAGTACGGCTACATCCGACACGGGGTCGGTTCCGATGATCCGTGCATCGTGCTTTGTGCCATCGGTCATCGTCACAACGATCTTGGATGCATTACCGGCAACGTGATCATTTGTAAGAATGTACCCGTCTGCACTGATGAGGAATCCGGAGCCGAGGGAGCGCACTTCATAATCGCGCTTATACGTGCGAGGACGGTCACCGTAATGGTTTCTGAAGAATGGGTCGCCAAAGAAGTCATCCCACGGATCGCGGTAGTACTGCGTTCTGGTTTCCGTGACATTGATCCCGACGATCGCCGGCGAACTCTTACTGACCGCTCGGGTTATGGCATTCTTTCTGCTCCCCGAAACGTCGTCGTTGGCCGGTTGAGAATTTGTGTACACCGGTTCGGAGATCGCCATCTCCGTATCGGGCTTGCAGGCAGCCATCGGATGTGCCGCCAGGGCCATCATCATGGCCGTGAAGAACGAGGTGAATGGTGTCTTTGTCATAGGCCGAAACGTCGAATTCAGGGCAAAAATATTGCCTGTCGGTATCTTCGTCGCCCATGCCCATCCACGTTGCCCTCCCACTACCCCGCCTCGAGCCTCTTACCTATGGGCTCCCTGATGGTATCCATGTGCAGCGGGGATGTCGGGTGCTTGTTCCGCTTGGGACGAGGATTGTGACCGGAACCGTAGTAGCTGTTGATCAGGATGCGGTTCCAAAGATGCGCCACATCATCGAAGTACTCGATGAAGAGCCATCGTTCAGTGACGAGGTACTCGAGCTCACGAAACGTATCAGTGAGTACTACCTCTCATCATGGGGCGAGGTGTTGCAGGCTGCATTGCCAACGGGTCTCACACCGGCTACAGTCCTTCATGTAACGGTGCTGAGGCCGATCACCGATGATGATCTTGAAGAGATGGAGTTGCGAGCTCCTAAGCGTGCACGACTGCTCCGAGAGCTCAGAGAACACGAGGGTGAGATCAGTGTCTCCTACCTACAACGCAAGCTAAAGGCAACGGCCATCGCCGATCAGCTAGATGCGCTCCAGCGAATGGGATGGATACGACTTGAACAATCGTTGGAACAACAGCGAGTTCCTCGAATGGTACGGGCTGCATCGATAGCCCCTTCCTTGCTATCGAACGAAGAGGAACTGCGTGCAGCATTTGATTTTCTTGATGCGAAGGCCCCAAAACAGTCTCTTGCTCTGGGACATATCTACCTGACAACACAACGTGATGGACGTCCGGTAGAAATCGCACGTCTGGCCGATGAGTTGCATGTCTCATCAACGGTGGTCGACAGTTTGGAGCGGCGCGGCTTTGTGGAGATATCCCAGGTCATTCGCCGTACGGCAGATGATGAAGACAGTTCGTTAGTCAGTCGAAACGAAGCTGTTGTAAAGCTTACGGCAGAGCAGGCAACTGCCGTTGAGAGAATCACAGAGCTTTGTGATATGCGTCAACTCTCACCTGTTGTTCTCCATGGCGTTACCGGTAGTGGCAAGACCATCGTCTACCAACGAGCCATTCAACATGTGATCGAAGGCAACGGACGAGTATTGCTCCTTGTGCCGGAGATCTCCCTTACGCCGCAATTGGCGGACAGATTCCGTGCAGTCTTTGGCGATCGTGTGGCGGTATTGCACTCGCGCCTCGCTGTAGGCGAACGGATCGGTCTCTGGCAGCGCATTCGTGCTGGGGAATTCGACATCGTGATCGGTGCACGTTCGGCTGTGTTTGCCCCGCTTATGGATGTTCGATTGATCATTGTCGACGAAGAACACGAACCATCCTACAAGCAAGACGATCCGGCACCGCGATATCACGGCAGAGATGTTGCCCTCATGCGTGGTCAGATCCACAAGTGTCCGGTGATCCTCGGAAGTGCCACGCCGTCTCTGGAAAGCCTCGCCAACGTGGCTGCCGGGCGCGCTACGCTGCTTCAACTCACCCACCGTGCTGATGGTGCATTGTTGCCATCGATCCGCGTGGTGGACCTGCGTGAGGAACGAAAGTCACGCAGACTGAAAGGGGCTATCTCCATGACTGCCCTTGATGCGATAGCTGCACGCATCGAACGCAAGGAAGGAACGCTTGTCTTCCTCAATCGACGAGGATATGCGGTCAACCTCCAATGCGAAGATTGCGGCGACGTTCCGATGTGCCAGAACTGTGACGTGGCCCTCACCTATCACAAACATGCCAACGTCCTACGATGCCACTATTGCGGTTATGCTGAGCCAATGAGAGCAGCATGTACCACCTGCGGCTCTGTGGACTTGCGCGAGTCAGGATCCGGAACCCAGCGCATCGAGGAAGATCTCGTCACAGCCCTGAATGAGCGAATGGAGCGTACACCGCGGATCGAACGGATGGATGCCGATACTACATCAAAGAAGGGCGAACACCGGACCTTGCTGAAGCGATTTGCAAATGGTGATATCGACGTTCTTGTGGGTACGCAGATGATCGCAAAAGGGCTTGATATTCCCCGTGTAACGCTTGTAGTAGTGGTCAATGCCGACATGTCTCTGCATCAGAATGACTTCCGTGCATCAGAACGCACTGTCCAGCTCCTGACCCAGGTGGCCGGTCGTGCCGGTCGTACCGGATCCCATCCCGGTGAAATGATCGTACAGACCAGTTCCCCTGATCATCCGGCCATTGTAGCAGCGATCAATGGTGAACGTTCGCCTGATGTGCTTCGGGCATGGGAAGGTGATGAACTTCGACTTCGACGCGAGGTGGATTATCCGCCCTATACACGGTTCATCGTGATCGAGATCTCGTCGTTGGATGAGGCGGCCACACTTGATCACGCGCGTGTATTGGCAGCACTCATTCCGGCTCGCACGGACTACCATTTACGACTTGACCCTGTGACGCCATCGGTTGCCCGCATTCGTAATGCCTTCCGTCAGGTGATCATCATCAAGAACTTCAAGGACAAGGATCAATCCGGCGCTCTGTGCCGGTCCTTGTTGCGTAATGCATTCGCTACGTATCATGCATCCTATGCATCATCGTCCGTCAAGGTCACGATCGATGTTGATGCTCATGGAACACTATAATCAGCCCCCTCTATGAAGACCATCCTACTTCTCGGATCCGGTGAACTCGGCAAGGAATTCGTCATCGCCGTCAAACGATATGGCCACCGTGTGGTGGCTGCAGATTCATACGACAATGCGCCAGCCATGCAGGTTGCTGATGAACGTCGGGTAGTGAACATGCTCGACGGCGAAGCCCTTGATGCCGTTGTTGCAGAGGTAAAGCCAGACATCATTGTTCCTGAGATCGAGGCTATTCGCACAGAACGTCTCTTTGACTACGAGGCCAGAGGCATTCACGTTGTCCCAAGCGCACGTGCTGCGAACATGACCATGAATCGTAAGGCGATCCGGGATCTGGCATCACAAGAACTTGGTCTGAAAACGGCTCGGTACATGTATGCCAGCACCGAAGAGCAGTTTGTTGCGGCCGTACAGGAGATCGGAATACCGTGTGTGGTCAAGCCACTGATGTCTTCAAGCGGTAAGGGGCAGAGCATTGTTCGGACGGCAGTAGACGTGCAACGCTCATGGACCTATGCCATGGAGGGCAGTCGCGGTGACCTGAAAGAGGTAATCGTGGAAGAGTTCATTCCATTTGACAGCGAGATCACGCTCTTGACCGTAACTCAACGAAATGGGCACACCCTCTTCTGTCCGCCTATTGGACACCGCCAGGAGCGGGGTGATTACATGGAATCGTGGATGCCACATGCTATGAGGCCAGAGCTCCTCGAAAAAGCACAAGACATGGCAGCAAAGGTCACAGCGTCGCTCACGGGCTCTGGTATCTGGGGCGTGGAGTTCTTCCTCACTGCAGACGATGTGTACTTCTCAGAGCTATCGCCTCGACCGCATGATACAGGCATGGTCACGCTTGCTCCCACCACCAACCTCAATGAATTCGAACTCCATGCCCGCGCCGTCCTTGGTTATCCTATCCCAGGGATTGTCCTTGAACATGCCGGAGCATCCGCGGTGATCCTTGCAACAGAGGCATCTGCCCTGCCCCCTACCTATTCCGGGATCGAAACAGCATTGTCAATGCCGGAGATCGAGATCCGAGTCTTTGGCAAGCCAAGTACCAGACCATATCGTCGCATGGCCGTTGCACTTGCCAACGGCGCACCGGATTCTGACGTAGATGCACTCCGTGCACATGCAAAAACAGCAGCCGATTGCATTTCGGTGATCACGGCTCGATCATGATCGGTGTGCCGATGAAACTTTTAAGGCCATTGCGTCACCTACCCCTTGTTGCGCGCAAACAACGACCACATGGGCATACAGGAACATCGCGACTTACAGGATACGTTCCTTCGGCTATTTGAACCACAACGCAGTGCGTTGTGGAGGTTCGTGCGCTCAATGGTGCGGACTGATCACGAAGCCGAGGACATGATGTCCGAGACGGTCCTTCAGGCATACCAATCGATCCACAAGCTTCGAGACGAACAAGCATTTGTCTCGTTCCTCTTTACCATCGCACATCGGCTCGTAAAGCGGCATCGGTGGCGCAGGACGTTCTTCGGTCAATACGATGAACAGGCTGCACATGAGATACCACATACG is a window encoding:
- a CDS encoding TonB-dependent receptor, giving the protein MRNVHIILLLGILTLSAVISTAQEAGTITGYLTDRETAKPVRGATVRIEGTQSGAITNGKGMFVINGIPAGMVNVVATFVGYETARQKVYVKKGESTSMIMTIKESAVSKGEVVVSANKRVQAVQDVPISVSILTSEDLDQRNVTRLDDALRYVSGISIARDQVSIRGASGFAFGVGSRTAVLIDGFSLLSGDNGDIKFDVMPVADVERIEIIKGAGSALYGTGALGGVVSMITRDPTDSFSVYARGYTGPYTQPPYSQWEYRSSLPWQFGADLRMAQRVGEFSYSVSGGIRSDESYREYDRSLRGFGFAKLTWQPSDLVTLRAFGFGTLENRENFIYWRDLDNATRPPLAQNLDERLATSKFAVGTEYSQIFSGSTSLIAKYGFFRTMFENTLNGEKLDSNYSTAFAHNAEAQLTSRLAEGMILTAGITGRLNWVRSDVYNTALQTIISGYAQGEFTLGSVILTGGIRADREETESLSPQLEFSPKFGMTWNAAQQLTVRASVGRGFRAPTIAERYANIRYGPFNVRPNPDLLSESSWSGEVGFHVTASNFFVPIDLDLAVFDNELYQLIEPTFDLTQVGAPIVFQNLTRARILGSELTLRVMIARNANIETGFTYMIPRDLTTGTTLKYRNKILWYSRGSWTPFTGIELQAEYRYQDRVELIDDRLSLFIPDADARVAMHIVDARVFYSPSEHTKIGLIGKNILSYSYTEIVGNLGPTRALLLQFELRY
- the lptB gene encoding LPS export ABC transporter ATP-binding protein, which translates into the protein MSVIETGSVLRAEGLRKTYKQRTVVKGSTLSVRQGECVGLLGPNGAGKTTTFYMITGMIKPDVGSVFIDQEDVTTTPMYKRARAGLAYLPQEASIFRRLTVEQNIKAILQLKKMTSAERQKKLDGLLDEFGIDHIRKSIGITLSGGERRRCEIARALATDPKFILLDEPFAGIDPIAVEDIMKIVTQLKHKGIGVLITDHNVHETLSITDRAYILIDGSIFVSGTAEEIASNEEVRARYLGETFVLRDY
- a CDS encoding trypsin-like peptidase domain-containing protein, yielding MTKTPFTSFFTAMMMALAAHPMAACKPDTEMAISEPVYTNSQPANDDVSGSRKNAITRAVSKSSPAIVGINVTETRTQYYRDPWDDFFGDPFFRNHYGDRPRTYKRDYEVRSLGSGFLISADGYILTNDHVAGNASKIVVTMTDGTKHDARIIGTDPVSDVAVLKIDGGGFPFLKLSNSDDVEVGEWAIAFGNPFGLFDNNAKPTVTVGVVSNVGVSFTQPGEGGEDRVYKNMIQTDAAISSGNSGGPLVNALGEVIGVNTVIYSTSQSARGSGSIGIGFAIPINRVKAIVDRLQKDGSIRRDFWTGMKLSAIDENVARYFKLSGTDGVLVSEVATDGPADDAGIEPGDVIIAINGRPTLRDEDVNIAILDGEVNQKLKLTVLRSGEKKDLTMTLQARPRSGGVRN
- the priA gene encoding primosomal protein N'; this encodes MPIHVALPLPRLEPLTYGLPDGIHVQRGCRVLVPLGTRIVTGTVVAVDQDAVPKMRHIIEVLDEEPSFSDEVLELTKRISEYYLSSWGEVLQAALPTGLTPATVLHVTVLRPITDDDLEEMELRAPKRARLLRELREHEGEISVSYLQRKLKATAIADQLDALQRMGWIRLEQSLEQQRVPRMVRAASIAPSLLSNEEELRAAFDFLDAKAPKQSLALGHIYLTTQRDGRPVEIARLADELHVSSTVVDSLERRGFVEISQVIRRTADDEDSSLVSRNEAVVKLTAEQATAVERITELCDMRQLSPVVLHGVTGSGKTIVYQRAIQHVIEGNGRVLLLVPEISLTPQLADRFRAVFGDRVAVLHSRLAVGERIGLWQRIRAGEFDIVIGARSAVFAPLMDVRLIIVDEEHEPSYKQDDPAPRYHGRDVALMRGQIHKCPVILGSATPSLESLANVAAGRATLLQLTHRADGALLPSIRVVDLREERKSRRLKGAISMTALDAIAARIERKEGTLVFLNRRGYAVNLQCEDCGDVPMCQNCDVALTYHKHANVLRCHYCGYAEPMRAACTTCGSVDLRESGSGTQRIEEDLVTALNERMERTPRIERMDADTTSKKGEHRTLLKRFANGDIDVLVGTQMIAKGLDIPRVTLVVVVNADMSLHQNDFRASERTVQLLTQVAGRAGRTGSHPGEMIVQTSSPDHPAIVAAINGERSPDVLRAWEGDELRLRREVDYPPYTRFIVIEISSLDEAATLDHARVLAALIPARTDYHLRLDPVTPSVARIRNAFRQVIIIKNFKDKDQSGALCRSLLRNAFATYHASYASSSVKVTIDVDAHGTL
- the purT gene encoding formate-dependent phosphoribosylglycinamide formyltransferase, with protein sequence MKTILLLGSGELGKEFVIAVKRYGHRVVAADSYDNAPAMQVADERRVVNMLDGEALDAVVAEVKPDIIVPEIEAIRTERLFDYEARGIHVVPSARAANMTMNRKAIRDLASQELGLKTARYMYASTEEQFVAAVQEIGIPCVVKPLMSSSGKGQSIVRTAVDVQRSWTYAMEGSRGDLKEVIVEEFIPFDSEITLLTVTQRNGHTLFCPPIGHRQERGDYMESWMPHAMRPELLEKAQDMAAKVTASLTGSGIWGVEFFLTADDVYFSELSPRPHDTGMVTLAPTTNLNEFELHARAVLGYPIPGIVLEHAGASAVILATEASALPPTYSGIETALSMPEIEIRVFGKPSTRPYRRMAVALANGAPDSDVDALRAHAKTAADCISVITARS
- a CDS encoding RNA polymerase sigma factor, with product MGIQEHRDLQDTFLRLFEPQRSALWRFVRSMVRTDHEAEDMMSETVLQAYQSIHKLRDEQAFVSFLFTIAHRLVKRHRWRRTFFGQYDEQAAHEIPHTDAQPDVQMDIVLLRQALQRLPERTREAVVLFDILGLSLEEIKVIQGGTLSGVKSRLVRGRRSLATMLGVDQHQEEPALSTIPRVHNQPIL